One region of Eupeodes corollae chromosome 1, idEupCoro1.1, whole genome shotgun sequence genomic DNA includes:
- the LOC129940713 gene encoding protein obstructor-E isoform X2: protein MTRIVLSFGLCLALCGALASAALDCKEKNGKYASPDQCDAYIECIDGVAEEKLCPDGLLFNQRSEHEGDCTYAPFSSCIEPRTRLQPAQPSDECPRQFGFYRIGDASQCGQYKNCAHGVASLTKCPEGLAFNSDTYQCDWPDQVGDCDAEAFLGFTCPAVVRTEEETAAEFEEVLRYYRKPESCSHYFVCVKDRPRLYSCGKYLAFNEETGLCDFYTKVSECYKNLRDITKIPQVQTITKSLLSQPL from the coding sequence CTAGCGCCGCCTTAGATTGCAAGGAAAAGAATGGTAAATACGCTTCCCCAGATCAGTGCGATGCCTACATCGAATGCATCGATGGTGTTGCCGAAGAAAAACTCTGCCCTGATGGTTTGCTCTTCAACCAGCGCTCCGAACATGAAGGTGACTGCACTTATGCCCCATTCTCATCGTGCATTGAACCAAGGACCCGACTTCAACCAGCTCAGCCCAGTGATGAATGTCCACGTCAATTCGGATTCTATCGCATCGGTGATGCTTCACAGTGtgggcaatacaaaaattgtgcCCATGGAGTAGCTTCTTTGACTAAATGTCCCGAAGGTCTGGCATTCAACTCGGACACTTACCAATGTGATTGGCCCGATCAGGTTGGTGACTGTGATGCTGAAGCATTTTTAGGCTTCACATGCCCGGCTGTGGTCAGAACTGAGGAAGAAACTGCAGCTGAATTTGAGGAAGTCTTGCGCTACTATCGCAAACCAGAAAGTTGTAGTCATTATTTCGTTTGTGTCAAGGATCGTCCAAGATTGTATTCTTGTGGCAAGTACTTAGCATTCAATGAAGAAACTGGCCTCTGCGACTTCTACACCAAAGTATCGGAATGTTATAagaatttgagagatattacAAAAATTCCTCAAGTCCAAACAATTACAAAAAGTCTTTTAAGCCAACCTCTGTAA